One genomic window of Camelina sativa cultivar DH55 chromosome 5, Cs, whole genome shotgun sequence includes the following:
- the LOC104784794 gene encoding protein BRI1-5 ENHANCED 1 translates to MGRDEEEDDNGGGREGTKLVADETVPSLLLDGTGLVCVTGGTGFVASWLIMRLLQRGYSVRATVRTNPEGNKKDTSYLTELPFASERLQIFTADLNEPESFKPAIEGCKAVFHVAHPMDPSSNETEETVTKRTVQGLMGILKSCLDAKTVKRFFYTSSAVTVFYSGGNGDGGGEVDESVWSDAEVFRNQKEKRVSSSYVVSKLAAETAALEFGNKNGLEVVTLVIPLVVGPFISPSLPSSVFISLAMLFGNYKEKYLFDTYNMVHIDDVARAMIYLLEKPIAKGRYICSSVDMKIDEVYEFLSTKYPQFQLPFIDLKNYKVEKRMSLSTKKLRSAGFEFKYGAEEIFSGAIRSCEARGFL, encoded by the exons atggggagagatgaagaagaagatgacaacgGAGGAGGACGAGAGGGAACAAAGCTCGTGGCAGATGAAACGGTCCCGTCCTTGTTGTTGGACGGGACAGGGTTGGTTTGTGTTACGGGAGGTACTGGTTTCGTTGCTTCTTGGCTCATCATGCGTCTCCTCCAACGTGGCTACTCCGTTCGAGCCACTGTTCGAACCAATCCAG AAGGGAATAAGAAAGATACAAGCTACCTAACCGAACTACCATTTGCATCGGAGAGGCTTCAAATATTCACCGCTGACCTCAACGAACCGGAGAGCTTTAAACCGGCGATCGAAGGATGCAAAGCCGTATTCCATGTGGCTCATCCTATGGACCCGAGCAGCAACGAAACCGAAGAGACCGTTACGAAACGCACCGTTCAAGGTCTCATGGGGATACTCAAGTCGTGTTTGGACGCTAAAACCGTGAAACGGTTCTTCTACACGTCAAGCGCCGTAACCGTTTTCTACAGCGGTGGCAAcggagatggaggaggagaagtggACGAGAGCGTTTGGAGCGACGCGGAGGTGTTTAGGAatcagaaagagaagagagtgagcAGCTCTTACGTTGTGTCGAAATTGGCGGCGGAGACGGCGGCGCTTGAGTTCGGCAATAAGAATGGATTGGAGGTTGTGACTCTCGTTATCCCTCTTGTCGTCGGACCTTTTATATCTCCGTCGTTGCCTTCCTCCGTCTTCATCTCTCTCGCCATGCTCTTTG GAAATTACAAGGAGAAGTATCTGTTCGATACTTACAATATGGTGCATATAGATGATGTGGCAAGAGCGATGATATATTTATTAGAAAAGCCAATCGCGAAAGGGAGATATATTTGTTCGTCGGTGGATATGAAGATAGATGAGGTGTATGAGTTCTTGTCTACGAAATATCCTCAGTTTCAGTTACCTTTCATTGA TTTGAAGAATTACAAAGTAGAGAAGAGGATGAGTCTCTCGACGAAGAAGCTGAGAAGTGCAGGGTTCGAGTTCAAGTATGGAGCCGAGGAAATCTTCAGTGGAGCTATAAGGAGCTGCGAAGCCAGAGGCTTTCTTTAA
- the LOC104784795 gene encoding probable protein S-acyltransferase 14, with translation MHRSGTTMAWNVFKFCTALRGLGSIMILLVLGVVGVTYYAVVWTNYGPALSAGWLDSLAALSIILLFHFLLAMLLWSYFSVVFTDPGVVPPNWRLASDEEQRGGESDPLNSLEFGGLHPDSSNQRTRFCRKCNQPKPPRCHHCSVCGRCVLKMDHHCVWVVNCVGALNYKYFLLFLLYTFLETTLVILLLMPHFIAFFSDEEIPGTPGTLATTFLAFVLNLAFALSVMGFLIMHISLVSANTTTIEAYEKKTSPKWPYDLGRKKNFEQVFGTDKRYWLIPAYSEEDLRRMPELQGLEYPSKPDFDSQDF, from the exons ATGCATAGATCTGGCACTACAATGGCGTGGAACGTCTTCAAATTCTGTACAGCTCTACGAGGGCTCGGTTCAATCATGATCCTTCTGGTCTTGGGTGTTGTTGGTGTAACCTATTACGCCGTCGTTTGGACCAATTACGGACCTGCACTATCAGCTGGATGGCTCGATTCTCTTGCTGCTCTTTCTATTATACTCCTTTTCCATTTCTTG TTGGCAATGCTTTTGTGGAGCTACTTCTCTGTTGTGTTTACTGATCCTGGTGTTGTGCCTCCTAATTGGAGGTTAGCTTCAGACGAGGAACAACGAGGTGGAGAGTCTGATCCCTTAAACAGTTTGGAGTTTGGCGGGTTGCATCCGGATTCTTCCAACCAAAGAACTCGGTTTTGTAGAAAATGCAATCAACCTAAACCTCCTCGTTGCCATCACTGCTCTGTTT GTGGCCGATGTGTGTTGAAAATGGACCACCATTGTGTTTGGGTTGTTAACTGTGTCGGGGCActtaattataagtatttccttcttttcttg CTTTACACCTTTTTGGAAACAACTCTTGTGATTCTACTTCTCATGCCGCACTTCATAGCATTCTTTAGCGATGAAGAGATACCTGGAACCCCAGGCACCCTTGCTACTACTTTTCTTGCATTTG TTTTAAACCTGGCATTTGCTTTGAGCGTTATGGGTTTCTTGATCATGCACATCTCCCTGGTTTCCGCCAATACCACAACTatagag GCAtatgagaagaaaacaagtcCAAAATGGCCATATGACCTCGGTCGAAAGAAAAACTTCGAACAA GTATTTGGTACGGATAAAAGATACTGGTTGATTCCAGCATACTCAGAAGAAGATTTAAGACGAATGCCGGAACTTCAAGGGCTCGAATACCCTTCCAAACCGGACTTTGATTCCCAAGATTTCTGA
- the LOC104784797 gene encoding uncharacterized protein LOC104784797 isoform X1, producing MLFASSQILSTRTAEKNRKFGEMGDPFGGRFGGLRGSLFGGRDPFDDPFFSRPFEDLLQPPNSFTSGASFSTNAQKNTDGRGGGLTIEELPSDEEELEERKGFRSDEEEHISSVNQPSVEHPEDDYDSDAERKIRSVNHRSDFNRREGTQSRVNTFRHHTSKVTYGGIDGAYYTSTRTRRKGSDGMVVEESKEADKTTGEATHRISRGINDKGHSFTRKLNSSGGVESTQTLHNLEEEELSGFEEAWKGNSSLTKHESSGFNQSFGGWLLPSLDQTRTGATTSAPRAKKVVRINIE from the exons ATGCTCTTCGCAAGTTCTCAAATTCTCTCGACAAG GACTgcagagaaaaatagaaaatttgggGAAATGGGAGATCCATTTGGTGGTAGGTTTGGAGGATTAAGAGGTAGCTTGTTTGGAGGAAGAGATCCTTTTGATGATCCTTTCTTCTCTCGACCATTTGAGGATTTACTCCAACCACCCAATAGTTTCACGTCAGGTGCTTCCTTTAGTACTAATGCACAGAAGAACACTGATGGAAGAGGAGGAGGGTTAACAATTGAAGAATTAccatctgatgaagaagaattagaagaaaGGAAAGGTTTTAggagtgatgaagaagaacataTTAGTTCAGTGAATCAACCATCTGTTGAGCACCCTGAAGATGATTATGATTCTGATG CTGAGAGGAAGATTCGGAGTGTGAATCATAGGAGTGATTTCAATCGAAGAGAGGGTACACAGTCTCGAGTTAACACATTCAGACATCACACCTCTAAGGTTACATATGGTGGCATAGATGGTGCTTACTATACATCTACTAGAACCAGAAGAAAAGGAAGTGATGGA ATGGTGGTAGAGGAAAGCAAAGAAGCTGATAAGACTACAGGTGAAGCCACTCATAGGATCTCCAGAGGAATCAATGATAAG GGTCATTCGTTTACTAGGAAGCTTAACTCAAGTGGTGGCGTTGAGTCGACACAGACTCTTCACAACCTCGAAGAAG aAGAACTAAGTGGCTTTGAAGAAGCATGGAAAGGAAATTCATCTCTTACCAAACATGAATCAAGTG GCTTTAATCAAAGTTTTGGAGGGTGGCTTCTCCCATCTCTGGACCAAACTCGGACCGGTGCAACCACTTCTGCACCAAGAGCTAAGAAAGTTGTTCGAATCAACATTGAGTGA
- the LOC104784797 gene encoding uncharacterized protein LOC104784797 isoform X2 — protein sequence MGDPFGGRFGGLRGSLFGGRDPFDDPFFSRPFEDLLQPPNSFTSGASFSTNAQKNTDGRGGGLTIEELPSDEEELEERKGFRSDEEEHISSVNQPSVEHPEDDYDSDAERKIRSVNHRSDFNRREGTQSRVNTFRHHTSKVTYGGIDGAYYTSTRTRRKGSDGMVVEESKEADKTTGEATHRISRGINDKGHSFTRKLNSSGGVESTQTLHNLEEEELSGFEEAWKGNSSLTKHESSGFNQSFGGWLLPSLDQTRTGATTSAPRAKKVVRINIE from the exons ATGGGAGATCCATTTGGTGGTAGGTTTGGAGGATTAAGAGGTAGCTTGTTTGGAGGAAGAGATCCTTTTGATGATCCTTTCTTCTCTCGACCATTTGAGGATTTACTCCAACCACCCAATAGTTTCACGTCAGGTGCTTCCTTTAGTACTAATGCACAGAAGAACACTGATGGAAGAGGAGGAGGGTTAACAATTGAAGAATTAccatctgatgaagaagaattagaagaaaGGAAAGGTTTTAggagtgatgaagaagaacataTTAGTTCAGTGAATCAACCATCTGTTGAGCACCCTGAAGATGATTATGATTCTGATG CTGAGAGGAAGATTCGGAGTGTGAATCATAGGAGTGATTTCAATCGAAGAGAGGGTACACAGTCTCGAGTTAACACATTCAGACATCACACCTCTAAGGTTACATATGGTGGCATAGATGGTGCTTACTATACATCTACTAGAACCAGAAGAAAAGGAAGTGATGGA ATGGTGGTAGAGGAAAGCAAAGAAGCTGATAAGACTACAGGTGAAGCCACTCATAGGATCTCCAGAGGAATCAATGATAAG GGTCATTCGTTTACTAGGAAGCTTAACTCAAGTGGTGGCGTTGAGTCGACACAGACTCTTCACAACCTCGAAGAAG aAGAACTAAGTGGCTTTGAAGAAGCATGGAAAGGAAATTCATCTCTTACCAAACATGAATCAAGTG GCTTTAATCAAAGTTTTGGAGGGTGGCTTCTCCCATCTCTGGACCAAACTCGGACCGGTGCAACCACTTCTGCACCAAGAGCTAAGAAAGTTGTTCGAATCAACATTGAGTGA
- the LOC104784796 gene encoding uncharacterized protein LOC104784796: protein MKLVWSPETASDAYIDTVKSCKSYKDSGVAEFLSATAAGWNARLIVETWSRGDPIATSVGLAVAAAHTCGRHVCIVPDEQSKHEYVLAMRGVVSTESTEVVVVGDSVENAVEEFHGVDFMVVDSKRREFVRTLRFAKLSSKGAVLMCKNATQRAISGFKWHDVLKRGTRVVRSMILPVGRGLDIAHVGATGGHQRGDSRKVPSRWIRHVDHQSGEEHLFRR from the exons ATGAAGCTTGTCTGGTCGCCTGAAACTGCTTCTGACGCCTACATCGACACCGTCAAATCG TGTAAGAGCTACAAGGACTCAGGCGTGGCGGAGTTTTTATCAGCTACAGCGGCTGGATGGAACGCGAGACTCATCGTTGAGACATGGTCACGCGGCGATCCTATCGCAACTAGCGTTGGACTCGCGGTCGCTGCAGCTCACACGTGCGGAAGACACGTGTGTATAGTACCCGACGAGCAATCTAAACATGAGTACGTGCTGGCCATGAGAGGAGTCGTTTCGACGGAGTCTACGGAGGTTGTGGTGGTGGGAGACTCAGTGGAAAACGCGGTGGAGGAGTTTCACGGCGTGGATTTCATGGTGGTGGACTCGAAGCGGCGAGAGTTCGTTAGAACGCTGAGGTTTGCGAAGCTGAGCAGCAAAGGTGCCGTTTTGATGTGTAAAAACGCCACGCAGAGAGCGATCTCTGGGTTTAAATGGCACGATGTGTTGAAAAGAGGGACACGTGTGGTGAGATCCATGATTTTGCCGGTTGGTAGAGGGTTGGATATAGCACACGTGGGTGCTACTGGTGGCCACCAGCGTGGTGACTCCAGGAAGGTTCCTAGCCGTTGGATTAGACACGTGGATCATCAATCGGGAGAAGAGCATTTATTCAGACGCTAA
- the LOC104784799 gene encoding pentatricopeptide repeat-containing protein At2g45350, chloroplastic-like, translating to MLVSASSHHPWSSISTTVQLLGCCKNSKDVRKIHAGLITSGFIKNSNLTTRIVLAFAASRYPHLAEFARCIFQEHHVCSYSQGGAVEDPFLWNAVIKSHSHGTEPKQALFLFCLMLENGVSVDKFSMSLVMKACSRLGFVKEGMQIHGFLKKTGLWSDLFLQNCLIGLYLKCGCLGFARQMFDRMPQRDSVSYNSMIDGYVKCGLIESARELFDLMPRELKNLISWNSMISGYAQTSDGVDIASKMFSEMPEKDLISWNSMIDGYVKHGRIEDAKGLFDVMQRRDVVTWATMIDGYAKLGFVHQAKTLFDQMPHRDVVAYNSMMAGYVQNMYHMEALEIFSDMEKESHLSPDETTLVIVLSAIAQLGRLSKAMDMHLYIVEKQIFLGGKLGVALIDMYSKCGSIQHAMLVFEGIENKSIDHWNAMIGGLAIHGLGESAFDMLLQIERRSIKPDDITFVGVLNACSHSGLVKEGILCFELMRRKHKIEPRLQHYGCMVDILSRSGSIELAKNLIEEMPIEPNDVIWRMFLTACNHHMEFETGELVGEHLILQAGYNPSSYVLLSNMYASFGKWKDVRRIRTMMKERQIEKVPGCSWIELDGRVHEFFVDTIEVSNTL from the coding sequence ATGCTTGTTTCCGCGAGTTCTCATCATCCATGGAGTTCGATTTCAACTACTGTTCAACTCCTCGGATGCTGCAAAAATTCGAAAGATGTCAGAAAAATCCACGCGGGATTGATTACTTCCGGATTCATCAAAAACTCTAATCTCACTACGAGGATCGTTCTCGCCTTCGCCGCTTCTCGATACCCGCATCTCGCCGAGTTTGCTCGTTGTATCTTCCAAGAGCATCACGTATGTTCATATTCACAAGGAGGAGCGGTGGAGGATCCATTTTTATGGAACGCTGTAATAAAGTCTCACTCTCATGGAACAGAACCAAAACaagctctgtttttgttctgtttgatGCTCGAGAACGGTGTTTCCGTGGACAAATTCTCAATGTCTCTTGTTATGAAAGCATGTTCAAGGTTAGGTTTTGTAAAAGAAGGAATGCAGATTCATGGGTTTTTGAAAAAGACTGGACTTTGGTCGGATTTGTTTCTACAGAATTGTCTGATTGGTTTGTATTTGAAATGTGGCTGTTTAGGTTTTGCACGCCAGATGTTTGATAGAATGCCGCAGAGAGACTCTGTTTCTTATAATTCAATGATTGACGGGTATGTCAAATGTGGTTTGATTGAATCAGCGCGTGAACTGTTCGATTTGATGCCAAGGGAGTTGAAGAATTTGATTTCTTGGAACTCTATGATCAGTGGATATGCTCAGACATCAGATGGAGTTGATATAGCGTCAAAGATGTTTTCTGAAATGCCTGAGAAGGATTTGATTTCTTGGAACTCAATGATCGATGGATATGTAAAACACGGAAGAATCGAGGATGCTAAAGGTTTATTCGATGTGATGCAGAGAAGAGATGTGGTTACTTGGGCTACCATGATTGATGGGTATGCGAAGTTAGGTTTTGTTCATCAGGCTAAGACTCTGTTCGACCAAATGCCTCATAGAGATGTTGTGGCATATAACTCCATGATGGCTGGTTATGTTCAAAACATGTATCACATGGAAGCTCTTGAGATATTTAGCGACATGGAAAAAGAGAGTCACTTGTCACCCGATGAAACGACTTTGGTGATAGTTCTTTCAGCTATTGCTCAACTTGGTAGATTATCCAAAGCTATGGATATGCATTTGTACATTGTGGAGAAACAAATCTTTCTAGGTGGGAAACTAGGCGTTGCTCTCATTGATATGTATTCGAAATGTGGAAGCATACAACACGCCATGTTGGTTTTCGAAGGGATTGAAAACAAAAGCATTGATCACTGGAATGCCATGATTGGTGGGCTAGCTATTCATGGTCTTGGAGAATCCGCATTTGATATGCTCTTGCAGATCGAGAGACGCTCCATAAAACCAGACGATATCACCTTTGTTGGAGTTTTAAATGCTTGCAGCCACTCTGGATTAGTGAAGGAAGGTATTCTCTGCTTTGAGCTCATGAGGAGGAAACACAAGATAGAACCAAGGCTGCAACACTATGGGTGTATGGTTGACATACTGTCGAGATCCGGAAGTATAGAGCTAGCCAAAAACTTAATAGAGGAAATGCCAATTGAGCCAAATGATGTCATATGGAGAATGTTTCTCACCGCTTGTAATCACCACATGGAGTTTGAAACGGGAGAGCTTGTCGGGGAACACCTTATTTTGCAGGCTGGCTATAACCCGAGCTCATATGTGCTCCTCTCTAACATGTATGCTAGTTTTGGAAAGTGGAAGGATGTTCGTAGAATTAGAACGATGATGAAGGAAAGACAGATAGAGAAAGTTCCT